The genomic window ATCTGTACTAACCAAAGGAAACCAACCTATTGCTTAAGGATAAGTAATGGCTTCTCTTTCGCAGCCATGTGCAGCCAATCCGCGCACAGTAACTAACAGCGTTACTGACTTCCATACCGATTTAATGGATACTATCCCCTTAGGCAGAACGATAGCATATGGAAATGGAAACTTTATGGTTACAAGAAACAAAGCTACGGAACAAAGCAAACTCATAGGTGAGCACCCAAATTCTGGATTCTTTTTTGATTGGTTTAAATGTGAAGATACCCCTGCGACAGCCCATAAGAAGCATAGAAAGCTTACCAACAAAGGGATTAACAGAGCTACTTTGATTGATCATTTGTCTCAATGGATAGTTAAACATCATGTGACTGAAGCACGCATAGCTAGAATAGAGAGGAAAAAACAGCTCTTAGATAAGCATGGTTTCACTCAATATATGGAAGGAAAAATTCCGTTTCCAATTAGGTCGGAAACAACACAGAAAGGTAATTTGGGTGAAATTATTCTTGCGGAATACTTGACTGAAACATCAGGTTTAAAAATCCTCGTACACAAATTAAGATACAATCCAAACGTAGAGCAATCGATGAAAGGGGACGATTTATTACTTTTTGATAAAAATAATATTCAAAATAAAGTAATAATGGGAGAAGCTAAGTTCCGTACAGCCAGAAGCAAACAAGCTTTAGATGATATTGTTAAATCCTTATCTAAAAAAAACCTTCCTATATCTTTGACTTTTGTAAGCGATAGATTGGAGGAAATGGGAGATATCAATTTGGCAAACGAAGTTGATGAGTTAGTAACAAAAATTCACGCAAAAAAAACACCAATTACGTATGTTGGTTTTTACCATAGCGATGCTTTTATTCATAAGACGATAGAAAAGCACTTAGCCTCTGATAATAGTAACCTGATTATAGTTTCTTATGGCGAAGAAAATCCGGCTAAACTGATACGTGATAGCTTTAAAGAAGCATTAAGAATGGTGATGGAATAAATATGGATATTGAAAAAGCACATGAACTTTTTGACAAACTAGAAAATGACGGATTTGCTCAAAGTTTGATAGCACAATCTAATGCGAAAAATATTTTGTTAGCTGTAAAAGAAAATGAAGCCAACTTTCCAAAATTTACAGATGAGTTAACTGATCGGGTTAATGGGGTTGCGTTTTCATATTTAGCAATAGGCTGTGCTATATCGGAGAAAAGTGAAATCAATGACGTTGCCATAAAAGCTTTTGAGAAAGCTGGCGACATTATTCATCACACACACTCACAGAACACAGAAATTAATGAGCAAAGTAGCTTTTACTTGATCGTGAGCAGTCTATCTTTTTATCTATCATCTCAATATTCAAAATCTTTCGTAGCAATCAGAAATATCAACGATGAATCACCAATAAAAAAGTTATTAAGCAATTTTTTAAAAAAAGACTTTCTATCACTGATTCATGAAATCAACAAAATCCAACTTAATACAGAATATCAAGAAATCTCTGAGGATGAATTAATTCAAAACAACAAAAATTATGTTTTTATCCTATCCAAGTCGTTAAATTTAGCGTTAGAATATATTTATTCCGGTAACGAAGAGTTTCTCCACCTTGGACAAGAATTTCTAGCAGATCTGAAAGAGTTGGCATCTATAGATGAAGAACCAGCGATCTGGTGGCTATCAAGATTGTTAAAATTATTATTTAGCGTCTTCAAGAAGTATGCATTTTGGAATGTACTACCAAGCTTAATTAATAGTGACA from Shewanella putrefaciens includes these protein-coding regions:
- a CDS encoding Hachiman antiphage defense system protein HamA, with amino-acid sequence MASLSQPCAANPRTVTNSVTDFHTDLMDTIPLGRTIAYGNGNFMVTRNKATEQSKLIGEHPNSGFFFDWFKCEDTPATAHKKHRKLTNKGINRATLIDHLSQWIVKHHVTEARIARIERKKQLLDKHGFTQYMEGKIPFPIRSETTQKGNLGEIILAEYLTETSGLKILVHKLRYNPNVEQSMKGDDLLLFDKNNIQNKVIMGEAKFRTARSKQALDDIVKSLSKKNLPISLTFVSDRLEEMGDINLANEVDELVTKIHAKKTPITYVGFYHSDAFIHKTIEKHLASDNSNLIIVSYGEENPAKLIRDSFKEALRMVME